The following coding sequences lie in one uncultured Fibrobacter sp. genomic window:
- a CDS encoding glycosyltransferase, with protein MVEVSVIVAVYRAEKYIRRCLDSLRNQTLNCFEVVLVDDGSPDLSGVICDEYVAKDKRFSVIHKKNGGVSSARQTGLDNARGEFVIHVDPDDWVDSEMLESLVECARKNSSDVVICDMFEEGKNGQRYIEQKPSSLDTLGYCNDLISEKLHGSCCNKLVRRSCIIENNIKFQLNLVMREDELFNIQLAKLPLSISYLHKAFYHYDMTINENSVVASVSEKKLNSLIFLIDWLEKHAVDESLLVERKKSAKFIAFMQKKMTTKSFRSFYPEINSRYVLKLKRFGHLDFFMAFALRFSQPLARILYTCKMKFL; from the coding sequence GTGGTTGAAGTTAGCGTTATTGTTGCGGTTTATCGAGCTGAAAAATATATTCGTAGGTGCTTAGATAGTCTACGAAATCAGACTCTTAATTGTTTTGAAGTTGTTTTGGTTGATGATGGAAGCCCAGATCTGTCAGGGGTGATTTGTGATGAGTATGTTGCAAAAGACAAGCGCTTCAGTGTTATTCATAAAAAAAATGGAGGGGTTAGCTCTGCTAGACAAACTGGATTGGATAATGCGCGAGGAGAATTCGTGATTCATGTCGATCCTGACGATTGGGTGGATTCTGAAATGCTAGAATCACTTGTTGAATGTGCTCGAAAAAATTCGTCAGATGTTGTAATATGCGATATGTTCGAAGAAGGAAAAAATGGTCAACGGTATATCGAACAAAAACCTAGTTCGCTGGATACTCTAGGGTATTGCAATGACTTGATTAGTGAAAAATTGCATGGATCTTGTTGTAATAAATTGGTCAGAAGAAGTTGTATCATAGAAAATAATATTAAGTTCCAATTGAACCTTGTGATGAGAGAAGATGAATTATTCAATATACAGTTGGCGAAATTACCGCTGTCAATATCATATTTGCACAAGGCATTTTATCATTATGATATGACTATTAACGAAAATAGTGTGGTCGCGTCTGTTTCTGAAAAAAAGTTAAATTCCCTGATTTTTTTAATAGATTGGCTTGAAAAACATGCTGTTGATGAATCTTTATTGGTAGAAAGAAAGAAAAGTGCTAAGTTTATTGCGTTTATGCAGAAAAAAATGACGACGAAATCTTTTAGGTCATTCTATCCGGAAATTAACTCTCGTTATGTTTTGAAATTGAAAAGATTTGGCCATTTGGATTTTTTTATGGCTTTTGCCTTGCGTTTTTCACAGCCTTTGGCAAGAATATTGTATACTTGTAAAATGAAATTTCTATAA
- a CDS encoding CotH kinase family protein has protein sequence MRYHVAYQLLMLLGTVIGCLVLGCSNSEGVNNEVVAFWDIEEDGASFSAKIDYLPLDDSEYPYAGIPRIVIETENHREIKDRETEIPAKLQIWGEHAPESEIMDLTIRGRGNTSWGMPKKSYKIEFINKQSMLGMPKDRDWALIANYADKTLMKNYLMYHLSAKLGAYYAPRCEFVEFYLNNEYLGVYLLTETIKKTKKRVNISDSNSYIVEVDAKYRDDEQVVFSKVIKQNSLGKAFRIHYPKKASETALHDIETHIQSFETFLKDSIKTSSNLSQWIDVNEYVKHYWVQEFSKNPDACFNSSIFFSWTKDNIIKMGPVWDFDLAMGNYDNKSISSPQDWHIKESYWNDFIFRDSIAAQAKIDFWTENKLAFKELLNAIDSIQVALNKAAKNNFKKWIILQNTSFIYHPASYKSYQNATEDLKKWIIERYSWIDSQL, from the coding sequence ATGCGTTATCATGTTGCATATCAACTCCTTATGCTCTTGGGCACCGTTATCGGCTGCCTGGTTTTGGGGTGCAGCAATAGCGAGGGGGTAAACAACGAAGTCGTCGCCTTTTGGGATATAGAAGAAGACGGCGCTTCCTTCTCCGCAAAAATTGACTACCTGCCATTAGACGACTCAGAATACCCCTATGCAGGTATTCCGAGAATCGTAATTGAAACTGAAAATCATCGTGAAATCAAAGACCGCGAAACCGAAATTCCCGCCAAGCTGCAAATCTGGGGAGAACACGCTCCCGAAAGCGAAATCATGGATCTGACCATTAGAGGGAGAGGGAATACATCGTGGGGCATGCCAAAGAAAAGCTATAAAATTGAATTTATCAATAAACAGTCTATGCTAGGAATGCCCAAAGACAGAGATTGGGCACTTATCGCAAATTACGCAGATAAAACTTTAATGAAAAATTATTTGATGTACCATCTTTCTGCAAAACTTGGTGCATACTACGCCCCCCGTTGCGAATTTGTTGAATTCTATCTTAACAATGAATATTTAGGAGTCTATTTACTTACAGAAACAATTAAAAAAACAAAAAAAAGAGTAAATATATCCGACAGCAATTCTTACATTGTTGAAGTTGATGCAAAATACCGCGATGATGAACAGGTTGTGTTTTCCAAAGTAATAAAACAGAATTCGCTCGGCAAAGCATTTCGAATTCATTACCCCAAAAAAGCATCAGAAACAGCTTTACATGACATAGAAACGCATATTCAATCTTTCGAAACCTTTTTGAAGGATTCAATTAAAACTAGCTCAAATCTCAGCCAATGGATTGATGTCAATGAGTATGTGAAACATTATTGGGTGCAAGAATTTTCAAAAAATCCAGACGCTTGCTTCAACTCAAGTATATTTTTTTCTTGGACAAAAGACAACATCATTAAAATGGGACCGGTCTGGGATTTTGATTTAGCAATGGGTAATTATGACAATAAAAGTATTAGTTCGCCCCAAGACTGGCACATAAAAGAAAGTTATTGGAACGATTTTATTTTTAGAGATTCTATTGCAGCACAAGCCAAAATTGATTTTTGGACAGAGAACAAACTTGCATTTAAGGAGCTCTTAAATGCAATTGACTCCATTCAAGTAGCACTTAACAAAGCGGCAAAGAACAACTTTAAAAAATGGATTATATTACAAAACACAAGTTTTATTTATCATCCAGCATCATACAAGTCATACCAAAATGCCACGGAAGACTTGAAAAAATGGATTATAGAACGTTACTCATGGATTGATTCGCAATTATAA
- a CDS encoding PolC-type DNA polymerase III, which translates to MKFAVVDLETTGGTAEEGRITEVGIVLMDDCEVVKTYSAMVDPGMPIQPFVQNLTGITDEMVRGKPQFASIAEEVAELLQDRIFVAHNVLFDSKFMRTELKRCCIKIDPPRLCTVKIARRFFPGLPSYSLHKLTQALELPEFNHHRALDDALAAAEILKLAYNKVGPEKLLKEVKNLSTPKKNKVV; encoded by the coding sequence ATGAAATTTGCTGTAGTAGATTTAGAGACGACTGGTGGAACGGCTGAAGAGGGCCGTATTACCGAAGTCGGCATTGTGTTGATGGATGATTGCGAAGTAGTCAAGACTTATTCGGCGATGGTAGACCCTGGCATGCCGATTCAGCCTTTTGTGCAGAACCTTACGGGTATTACTGACGAGATGGTTCGCGGCAAGCCGCAGTTTGCATCGATTGCCGAAGAGGTGGCCGAACTTTTGCAAGACCGAATTTTTGTGGCGCACAATGTGCTGTTCGACAGCAAGTTCATGCGTACGGAACTCAAGCGTTGTTGCATTAAGATTGACCCGCCGAGGCTTTGTACGGTCAAGATTGCGCGCCGTTTTTTCCCGGGGCTTCCGAGTTACAGTTTGCATAAGCTGACGCAGGCGCTGGAGTTGCCGGAATTCAATCATCACCGTGCCTTAGATGATGCTCTTGCCGCGGCCGAGATTTTAAAGCTCGCCTACAATAAGGTCGGGCCGGAAAAACTTCTTAAAGAAGTCAAGAACCTCTCTACCCCGAAAAAGAACAAGGTCGTTTGA
- a CDS encoding glycoside hydrolase family 3 protein: MHLKKAITFLLAAFAFVQAEDSLPDVKFVPLNSLTESLASAPYTAEVLPQTDSVQTPYGLPRELLPLWDSLTIKQKAAQMVMVYMTPASFMLEHEFGGYLVMKNHLKNLDKFTDNIRTVNENMRIKPLVAADQEGGYVNRISVVAPQWERTPSAKQMRSMSEDSIRALAKRIGAVLDSVGINLNLAPVLDPAKDSRGKHSFMEESKRSWGEDTLNAPKVRAFVQGMRESNVACVSKHFPGYDSWTNSDHQIAVSSTPRAKIARNVEFFKTLASDIPVTMMSSVSFVRISSRPAVFEPKIVKMAREMSPETVILTDDLWGVSLRAWVSGNERVRSKNYPAKDFRKLVRTALMAGNDMFMITYPQKAVEMVNYLTALSKQSKYYRERIEESSARILKMKFKAGLL, translated from the coding sequence ATGCACCTAAAAAAAGCAATCACATTTTTACTTGCGGCATTTGCCTTTGTACAGGCAGAGGATTCTCTGCCTGACGTGAAGTTTGTTCCGCTGAATTCGCTGACGGAATCACTCGCAAGCGCGCCGTATACCGCCGAAGTTTTACCGCAAACCGACTCCGTACAGACGCCCTATGGCCTCCCCCGCGAGCTTTTGCCGCTGTGGGATTCGCTGACGATCAAGCAGAAAGCGGCGCAGATGGTCATGGTCTACATGACGCCCGCATCGTTCATGCTTGAACACGAATTCGGCGGCTACCTGGTGATGAAAAATCACCTGAAAAATTTGGACAAGTTCACCGACAACATCCGCACCGTCAACGAGAACATGCGAATCAAGCCGCTCGTGGCCGCCGACCAGGAAGGCGGCTATGTAAACCGAATCTCGGTCGTTGCTCCGCAATGGGAGCGCACCCCGAGCGCCAAGCAAATGCGCTCCATGAGCGAAGATTCCATTCGCGCGCTCGCCAAAAGAATCGGCGCCGTCCTCGACAGCGTGGGAATCAACTTGAATTTGGCTCCCGTGCTCGACCCCGCCAAGGACAGCCGCGGCAAGCATTCGTTTATGGAAGAATCCAAGCGCTCTTGGGGCGAAGACACCTTGAATGCACCTAAGGTCCGCGCCTTTGTGCAAGGCATGCGCGAAAGCAACGTAGCCTGTGTATCGAAGCATTTTCCGGGTTACGATTCCTGGACCAACAGCGACCACCAAATTGCCGTGAGTTCGACCCCTAGGGCAAAAATTGCACGGAACGTGGAATTCTTCAAAACGCTTGCCAGCGATATTCCCGTAACCATGATGAGCAGCGTAAGCTTCGTGCGCATCTCTAGCCGCCCGGCCGTATTCGAACCGAAGATTGTGAAAATGGCACGCGAAATGTCGCCCGAAACCGTGATTCTGACCGATGACCTGTGGGGTGTAAGCCTGCGCGCCTGGGTAAGCGGCAACGAACGCGTGCGAAGCAAGAACTACCCCGCCAAGGACTTTAGAAAGCTCGTGCGCACCGCCTTGATGGCCGGCAACGACATGTTCATGATTACGTACCCGCAGAAAGCCGTTGAAATGGTGAATTACCTGACCGCACTTTCCAAACAAAGTAAGTATTACCGCGAACGAATTGAGGAATCCTCCGCAAGAATTCTGAAGATGAAATTTAAAGCGGGATTGTTATAA
- a CDS encoding DNA topoisomerase III, with protein MMATTTKKATKTAATKTTAAKKTATKAATKTVKAPVEGKTLIIAEKPSVALDLVRVLGQKNFKNEKTHYESDTTIVSHAIGHLVEIADPKEIDEKYKKWEMSTLPMLPKEFPLVATPATKGQLSALSKLIKRKDVTTIVNACDAGREGELIFFYILQYVLKGKFTGKTIKRLWMQSMTPAAIKEAFENMRDGSEMENLKAAALCRSEADWLIGMNGSRGLTAYNSSMGGFQVTPCGRVQTPTLAIIVNREEERLQFVPQKFWTVEAEFDNDGSHYPGKWFTTSKEDGKDKVKQIFDEKKVKEILKKCKGKAGTVEETSAPSLQKCGPLYDLTTLQREANNRFGFSAKTTLSIAQALYERHKATTYPRTDSRCLPEDYVAPVKATLGKIEGPLAKFAETALKNNWVVKTPKVFDNSKISDHFAIIPTGVMPSGLTEAEQKIFTMICQRFIAVFFPPAKYENTTRITTVEGETFLTEGKVLVDPGFKAVYGKDSDDESSIPALKGKSAKTVALEEKEDFTKPPAHYTESTLLSMMESAGKLVEDEELRDAMKERGLGTPATRAAIIEKLVSDKYVVRDGKDMIPTAKAFDLIKVLKAMDIEALTSPELTGNWEYKMEQIEKGKETREKFMEGIVDMTRTMVKNIKGFKEESTTGEAPFSPVNGKKVFETVSRYTTEDGIVIRKMIGGKRLTPEEITELLTNRKIGPLTGFRSKRGAEFSAVVIINDENKIEFVFEEKPEEVEVGAEVGKSPVDGAAVYETMTGYVSDSYLKKEPSGITLPKILLGKEIPLEEIKKMLAGEKTTLLKGFRSNKTHRTFDAYLYLDKGGKLKFDFPPREFKPRRFGKKKAE; from the coding sequence ATGATGGCAACTACTACTAAAAAAGCAACAAAGACCGCAGCGACAAAGACTACCGCTGCAAAGAAAACTGCAACAAAGGCTGCTACAAAAACAGTGAAAGCCCCGGTCGAAGGCAAGACCCTAATTATCGCCGAAAAACCGAGCGTAGCCCTGGACCTGGTCCGCGTGCTCGGACAAAAGAACTTCAAGAACGAAAAGACCCATTATGAAAGCGACACCACCATTGTGAGCCATGCCATCGGCCACTTGGTTGAAATCGCCGACCCCAAGGAAATCGACGAAAAGTACAAGAAGTGGGAAATGAGCACGCTTCCCATGCTCCCCAAGGAATTCCCGCTCGTCGCCACACCGGCCACCAAGGGCCAGCTTTCCGCCCTTAGCAAGCTCATCAAGCGCAAGGACGTGACGACCATCGTGAACGCATGCGATGCGGGCCGCGAAGGTGAACTGATTTTCTTCTATATATTACAGTATGTGCTCAAGGGCAAGTTCACGGGCAAGACGATCAAGCGCCTGTGGATGCAGAGTATGACCCCGGCCGCCATCAAGGAAGCATTCGAAAACATGCGCGACGGCTCCGAAATGGAAAACCTGAAGGCCGCCGCCCTTTGCCGTAGCGAAGCCGACTGGCTGATCGGCATGAACGGAAGCCGCGGCCTTACCGCCTACAACAGCAGCATGGGCGGATTCCAGGTGACCCCGTGCGGCCGCGTGCAGACGCCGACGCTTGCCATTATCGTGAACCGCGAAGAAGAACGCCTGCAGTTCGTACCGCAAAAGTTCTGGACCGTGGAAGCCGAATTCGACAACGACGGCAGCCACTACCCCGGCAAGTGGTTCACCACCAGCAAGGAAGACGGCAAGGACAAGGTCAAGCAGATTTTTGACGAAAAGAAAGTCAAGGAAATCTTGAAGAAGTGCAAGGGCAAGGCCGGCACCGTCGAAGAAACGTCCGCCCCCTCGCTCCAGAAGTGCGGTCCGCTGTACGACTTGACGACCTTGCAGCGCGAAGCAAACAACCGCTTCGGCTTTAGCGCCAAGACTACCCTTTCGATTGCGCAGGCTTTGTACGAACGCCACAAGGCGACCACCTACCCGCGTACCGACAGCCGTTGCCTGCCCGAAGACTACGTGGCTCCGGTGAAGGCGACGCTTGGAAAGATTGAAGGCCCGCTCGCGAAATTCGCCGAGACCGCCCTCAAGAACAACTGGGTCGTGAAGACTCCCAAGGTGTTCGACAACTCCAAGATTTCGGACCACTTTGCTATCATCCCCACCGGCGTGATGCCCTCGGGCCTGACCGAAGCCGAACAAAAGATTTTCACGATGATTTGCCAGCGATTCATCGCTGTGTTCTTCCCGCCCGCCAAGTATGAAAACACCACCCGCATTACAACGGTCGAAGGCGAAACCTTCCTCACCGAAGGCAAGGTGCTGGTGGACCCGGGCTTTAAGGCAGTGTACGGCAAGGACAGCGACGACGAATCCAGCATTCCGGCCCTGAAGGGCAAGTCCGCCAAGACAGTCGCCCTCGAAGAAAAGGAAGACTTTACCAAGCCGCCTGCACACTACACTGAAAGCACGCTCCTCTCGATGATGGAAAGTGCCGGTAAGCTGGTGGAAGACGAAGAACTCCGCGACGCCATGAAGGAACGCGGACTTGGAACGCCGGCAACTCGCGCCGCCATTATCGAAAAGCTCGTCAGCGACAAGTACGTGGTTCGCGACGGCAAAGACATGATTCCGACCGCCAAGGCATTCGACCTGATCAAGGTGCTGAAGGCCATGGACATCGAAGCGCTCACCAGCCCAGAACTCACCGGTAACTGGGAATATAAAATGGAGCAAATTGAGAAGGGCAAGGAGACCCGCGAAAAGTTCATGGAAGGCATCGTCGATATGACGCGCACCATGGTGAAAAACATCAAGGGATTCAAGGAAGAAAGCACCACCGGCGAAGCGCCCTTTAGCCCCGTGAACGGCAAGAAGGTTTTCGAAACCGTGAGCCGCTACACCACCGAAGATGGCATCGTGATCCGCAAGATGATTGGCGGCAAGAGACTCACTCCGGAAGAAATCACCGAACTCTTGACCAACCGCAAAATTGGCCCGCTCACCGGATTCCGCAGCAAGCGCGGTGCCGAATTCTCGGCCGTCGTAATCATTAACGACGAAAACAAGATTGAATTTGTATTCGAAGAAAAACCCGAAGAAGTAGAAGTCGGCGCAGAAGTCGGCAAGTCGCCTGTAGACGGCGCCGCCGTGTACGAGACCATGACTGGCTACGTGAGCGATTCTTACCTGAAGAAGGAACCCAGCGGCATTACGCTTCCGAAGATTCTCTTGGGCAAGGAAATCCCGCTGGAAGAAATCAAGAAGATGCTCGCCGGTGAAAAGACGACGCTCCTGAAGGGTTTCCGCAGCAACAAGACCCACCGCACCTTTGACGCATATCTTTATTTGGATAAAGGCGGCAAGCTCAAGTTCGACTTCCCGCCCCGTGAATTCAAACCGAGACGCTTTGGCAAGAAAAAAGCCGAGTAG
- a CDS encoding glycosyltransferase, producing MFFTVLTYLVIGLLAVFGLFYIVLEVRFFRALGAVRVGNSDVEPAPKVSILIAARNEEAGIRETLDSVLAQDYRGDWDVWVADDRSDDKTPAILAEYAAKNPRLHVLTIKEIPEGVSPKKHALSQLIEACEGEILCLTDADCLVKPTWITGIAAEFEPGIELVAGHSYIPTIPGKSSMLICMQAVETLIYRVAGTAGLAMRLPLTSTGNNLAYRKSFFKSVHGFENVIKIQSGDDDLLMQKLAADRPWAMRYCIAESTFVTTSGKETLKELWEQRKRWASKTIYYTPKIVFVLSMVFLFLVMQCIAAAFAPFSFNVLIATIIAFVAKCIGDLVLILRGLRIFKQEHLLKWCIPVEFIHAPFTVLAVLFGLFGRFKWK from the coding sequence ATGTTTTTTACGGTGCTCACATACCTGGTCATCGGCCTTTTGGCTGTGTTCGGACTATTCTATATAGTCTTGGAGGTGCGGTTCTTCCGTGCCCTGGGTGCCGTGCGCGTCGGGAACTCCGATGTGGAGCCCGCCCCCAAGGTGAGCATCTTGATTGCCGCGCGCAATGAGGAAGCCGGTATACGCGAGACTTTGGACTCCGTGCTCGCCCAGGACTACCGTGGCGACTGGGACGTGTGGGTGGCCGACGACCGAAGCGACGACAAAACTCCGGCTATTTTGGCCGAATATGCCGCCAAGAACCCCAGACTGCACGTTCTGACGATCAAAGAGATTCCGGAAGGGGTTAGCCCTAAAAAGCATGCGCTTTCGCAGTTGATTGAGGCATGCGAGGGCGAAATCTTGTGCCTGACCGACGCCGATTGCCTAGTAAAGCCCACCTGGATCACGGGCATTGCGGCCGAATTCGAACCGGGCATTGAACTGGTGGCCGGGCATTCCTACATTCCTACAATCCCCGGTAAGTCGAGCATGCTTATCTGCATGCAGGCCGTCGAGACCCTGATTTACCGAGTCGCGGGCACCGCGGGCCTCGCTATGCGACTCCCGCTCACCAGCACCGGCAACAACCTCGCCTACCGCAAGAGCTTCTTCAAGAGCGTGCACGGGTTCGAAAACGTGATCAAGATTCAGAGCGGCGACGACGACCTGCTGATGCAAAAACTGGCCGCCGACCGCCCCTGGGCCATGCGCTACTGTATTGCCGAATCCACCTTTGTGACCACAAGCGGCAAGGAAACCCTCAAGGAACTCTGGGAACAGCGCAAGCGTTGGGCATCGAAGACTATATATTATACACCGAAAATCGTGTTTGTGCTCAGCATGGTGTTCCTGTTCCTGGTCATGCAATGTATCGCAGCAGCGTTTGCACCGTTCAGCTTTAACGTTTTAATCGCGACAATTATCGCATTTGTCGCCAAGTGCATTGGTGATTTGGTTTTAATACTCCGCGGGCTTAGGATATTCAAGCAGGAACACCTTTTAAAATGGTGCATTCCGGTTGAATTTATCCACGCCCCCTTTACCGTGCTGGCCGTGCTTTTTGGCCTGTTCGGACGATTCAAATGGAAATAA
- the sstT gene encoding serine/threonine transporter SstT, which translates to MKLNALVKKYNSANLVLRIAISIVVGALLGVFLPSQKWISEFGVLFVGALKAVAPVLVFILIICSLANGKSRLDRRFVRVVALYLVGTLLASFAAVGSSIMFPQNLELNVSADVSTVPTDIYEILHNLLVNAVSNPFASISDANYIGILVWAAFMGFAIKKIASPVTFTVLQDVSNAVSMVVRWIINLAPFGIMGIMYTSVSTNGIGIFKTYGSLILVLVCTMLFVMLVVVPALVGLVLRHDPYPLVLKCLKSSAVTAFFTRSSAANIPVNMALCKRLGLDREFYSVSIPLGATINMSGAAITITVMALATVHTLGIPVTLTSTLIVCLLATIGACGTSGVAGGSLLLIPLACAPFGVSTDVAMQVVAIGFIIGVVQDSMETALNSTTDAIFTATAEYAAWRKQGKPLPKELFREHKPEEHESEEHEV; encoded by the coding sequence ATGAAATTAAACGCATTGGTCAAAAAATATAATAGTGCAAACCTGGTGCTCCGTATCGCAATTTCGATTGTGGTGGGTGCGCTCTTGGGCGTGTTTCTGCCGTCGCAAAAATGGATTTCCGAATTCGGCGTGCTCTTTGTAGGCGCGCTTAAGGCCGTGGCGCCGGTACTGGTGTTCATTTTGATTATCTGTTCCCTTGCCAATGGCAAGTCCCGCTTGGACCGTCGTTTTGTCCGCGTGGTTGCCCTATACCTGGTGGGTACGCTGCTAGCGTCCTTTGCCGCCGTGGGGTCGAGCATCATGTTCCCGCAGAATCTAGAGTTGAATGTGTCGGCAGACGTTTCGACCGTGCCGACCGATATTTACGAAATCTTGCATAATTTGTTGGTAAATGCGGTGTCGAATCCGTTTGCGTCTATTTCCGATGCAAACTATATCGGTATTCTGGTTTGGGCCGCCTTTATGGGCTTTGCTATCAAGAAAATTGCAAGTCCGGTGACGTTTACCGTGCTGCAGGATGTGTCGAATGCGGTTTCGATGGTGGTTCGCTGGATTATCAATCTGGCCCCGTTCGGTATCATGGGTATCATGTACACCTCGGTTTCTACGAACGGCATCGGAATTTTCAAGACATACGGTTCGCTCATTCTGGTTCTTGTGTGTACCATGCTTTTCGTGATGCTTGTTGTGGTGCCGGCTCTTGTAGGACTTGTGTTGCGCCATGACCCGTATCCGCTGGTGCTCAAGTGCCTCAAGAGTAGTGCCGTTACGGCGTTCTTTACCCGCAGTTCTGCCGCGAACATTCCCGTGAACATGGCGCTTTGTAAAAGGCTCGGGCTTGACCGCGAATTTTATTCCGTGTCTATTCCGCTGGGTGCTACCATCAATATGAGCGGCGCGGCGATTACCATTACGGTGATGGCGCTTGCCACGGTGCATACGCTTGGAATCCCGGTAACGCTTACCTCGACTTTGATTGTGTGCTTGCTTGCAACTATTGGCGCCTGCGGTACTAGCGGCGTGGCGGGTGGTTCGCTCCTCTTGATTCCGTTGGCATGTGCCCCCTTCGGTGTATCGACAGACGTTGCCATGCAGGTGGTGGCTATCGGTTTTATCATCGGCGTGGTTCAAGACAGTATGGAAACGGCCCTGAACTCTACGACCGATGCAATCTTCACGGCGACGGCCGAATACGCCGCCTGGCGTAAGCAAGGTAAGCCCTTGCCCAAGGAATTGTTCCGCGAGCATAAACCTGAAGAACACGAATCCGAAGAACATGAAGTATAA
- a CDS encoding queuosine precursor transporter yields the protein MQNEIILIASIFVFFGGLVAFFRFFGKQGIFAWTVICTIAANIEVLILVHAFGLDTTLGNVIFASTFLATDIMSEIYGKKEASRCVKIGILANVTFILISQSWFLYIPAEGDTMAEPIRTVFANTPRVMLASLFAYAICEMFDVWAYHAWWKWTESKFGEKKSFLWLRNNGSTLVSQLINVVVFNLLAFAGVFPWNTIGEILVFGYGIFIVTSLMDTPFVYLARRISEKHPELLKD from the coding sequence ATGCAGAACGAAATCATCCTTATCGCCTCTATCTTTGTATTCTTCGGCGGCCTCGTCGCCTTCTTCCGCTTCTTTGGCAAGCAGGGCATTTTCGCCTGGACGGTGATTTGCACCATTGCCGCCAACATTGAAGTGCTGATTCTGGTGCATGCCTTTGGGCTCGATACCACGCTCGGCAACGTGATTTTCGCCTCCACATTCCTGGCCACCGATATCATGAGTGAAATTTACGGCAAGAAAGAAGCAAGCCGCTGCGTTAAAATCGGCATTCTTGCAAACGTAACCTTCATTCTGATTTCGCAGAGCTGGTTCCTGTACATTCCTGCCGAGGGCGATACCATGGCAGAACCGATTCGCACCGTGTTCGCCAACACCCCGCGCGTGATGCTTGCAAGCCTGTTCGCCTACGCCATTTGCGAAATGTTCGACGTGTGGGCCTACCATGCCTGGTGGAAATGGACCGAAAGCAAGTTCGGTGAAAAGAAGAGCTTCTTGTGGTTGCGCAACAACGGCTCTACGCTCGTAAGCCAGCTGATTAACGTGGTCGTGTTCAACCTGTTGGCCTTCGCCGGCGTGTTCCCGTGGAATACGATTGGCGAAATCCTGGTCTTCGGTTACGGTATCTTTATCGTGACATCGCTGATGGATACCCCGTTCGTGTACCTCGCACGCCGAATCTCCGAAAAGCACCCGGAACTGTTGAAAGACTAA
- the queF gene encoding preQ(1) synthase gives MRSEAELEGVTLLGNNKTKYATTYSPEVLEKFPNKHPGNDYMVTFNCPEFTSLCPKTGQPDFAEIKINYIPDQYLVESKSLKLYMFSFRNHGDFHEDCVNIIMKDLVKLLDPKYIEVEGIFMPRGGISLYPFANYGKPGTEFEALAKSRLFTAIDRRH, from the coding sequence ATGCGTTCAGAAGCTGAACTCGAAGGCGTTACGTTGCTCGGCAACAACAAGACTAAGTACGCCACCACCTACAGCCCCGAAGTCCTTGAAAAATTCCCGAACAAGCATCCGGGTAACGACTACATGGTCACCTTCAACTGCCCGGAATTCACGAGCCTGTGCCCGAAAACCGGCCAGCCGGACTTCGCCGAAATCAAGATCAACTACATTCCGGACCAATATTTGGTCGAATCCAAGTCCTTAAAGCTTTACATGTTCTCGTTCCGCAATCACGGCGACTTTCACGAAGACTGCGTGAACATCATCATGAAGGACTTGGTCAAGCTGCTTGACCCCAAGTACATTGAAGTCGAAGGCATCTTTATGCCCCGCGGCGGCATTTCGCTTTACCCGTTTGCCAACTATGGCAAGCCGGGTACCGAATTCGAAGCGCTCGCCAAGAGCCGCCTGTTCACCGCTATCGACAGAAGACACTAA